A genomic region of Bradyrhizobium sp. ORS 278 contains the following coding sequences:
- a CDS encoding TetR/AcrR family transcriptional regulator: MVYRRTHQVVKRLAARRSAILAAAREAAAEGGMSAVQIAPVAVRANVAAGTVYRYFPSKADLISELIAEVSRDELAAVRRAADAAPGPSSALAAAVSTVAVHVLSQRKLAWGILAEPVDVDVTASRIASRREIVGEIASRIDAAVRAGHLPAQDTQLAATALLGALHEALVGPLATDTLEDPAKLRDTVQAVTLLALRAVGVMDARARGLVVQAVLPVKSLVGA; encoded by the coding sequence ATGGTCTATCGGCGAACCCATCAAGTCGTGAAGCGGCTGGCGGCCCGCCGCAGCGCGATTCTGGCTGCCGCGCGCGAAGCCGCGGCGGAAGGCGGCATGTCGGCGGTTCAGATCGCGCCGGTCGCGGTGCGGGCGAACGTCGCCGCCGGAACCGTCTACCGCTACTTTCCATCCAAGGCGGATCTGATTTCCGAGCTCATCGCCGAGGTATCGCGCGACGAGCTGGCGGCGGTCCGCCGCGCGGCCGATGCGGCGCCAGGTCCGTCCTCGGCGCTCGCCGCGGCCGTCTCGACCGTCGCCGTCCACGTCCTGTCTCAACGCAAGCTGGCCTGGGGCATTCTCGCGGAACCGGTGGACGTCGACGTGACCGCCTCGCGCATTGCCAGCCGCCGCGAGATCGTCGGCGAGATCGCCTCGCGGATCGATGCCGCCGTGCGCGCCGGCCATCTCCCGGCGCAGGACACCCAGCTCGCCGCGACCGCGCTGCTAGGCGCGCTGCACGAGGCGCTGGTCGGGCCGCTGGCAACGGACACGCTCGAGGATCCCGCCAAGCTGCGCGACACCGTCCAGGCCGTCACCTTGCTGGCGCTGCGCGCCGTCGGCGTGATGGATGCCCGCGCCCGCGGCCTTGTCGTGCAGGCGGTGTTGCCGGTGAAAAGCCTGGTCGGCGCCTGA